DNA from Planctomycetota bacterium:
GACGGTTCCGGTGCCCGGGCCCGTGACGGTGACGCGGAGTTCCTCGCCCGTTGCGTCGACGCGGCACCGCACGGTCTGGCCGAAGCCGCCGTCTTCGCGGCTGGTGGCGATGGAGTGGACGACGACGCCGCCGCTGGAAAGGGCGACCTTTACCCGCTGCCCGCGGCGGACCATCAGCGGGGCTGACATGTCCTGCGGCCGGACCACGTGGCCGACGTCGAGTCGGCGTGTGGCGCGTTGGCCGACGACGGTCGCCGCGTCGGCAAAGCGGTTGAGCGGGTCTGCCTGTTGAACGAACGTGACGTCGGCCTCGCGAATCAGGACGCCGCGTGCGACCGGTCGGATAAGCTTCGCCAAACGCTGCGGGCCGGCTTGATTTTCCTTGATGTCTCTAGATGTCGAGCCCGTTGACTCGACCGATCGCGCGGCTGGCACAGCGGCGAGGCCGCTCCACTCGTCGGTGGTCGGTTCGATCGTCGGAGCGACCGGATCGCGAAGCTGGACGACACACGCGTCTGGCCCGCGGACCAGGAGCTCGTGCCTGCCGACGCCCGCATCAACCAGGACGGCGACGACTTCGTCCGTCGCGACGCGGCCGTTGCTGGGCGTGATCGAGAGCTTGGCGAGTTGCTCGGCCCCTTCGCCCGTGATCCGCGCGACGTCGCCCACAGTGACGATGCCCGTCGCCGAGGCCGCGGCGCGAACGCTGACGCGCACCTCCGCCGCCGAGCTGACGCCCGTGGCTGCGAGGAGGATGGAGAGTCCGATGCGAATCATGGCAGAAGCTGGTGAAAAGCGAGCGTTATCGACGCAGGTTGCCGATGGTCTGCAGTGCCTCGTCGGCGGTCTTGATGGACTGGCTGTTGAGCTCGAAGTTCCGCTGCGTCTTGATGAGCGTGACGAGTTCCTTCACGGGGTCGACGTTCGAGCCTTCGAGGAAGCCTTGCCGGACAAGCCCCGCACCGTCTTCGCCAGGCAGGCCGTCGATGCCCTCGCCGCTGGCGGCCGTGGCGACGAACAGGCTGCCGCCGAGGAGTTTGAGACCCTGCGGGTTGCTGAAGCGACTGATCGCGATTCGGCCGAACGTTTGAGCTTCGACCTCGCCCGGCACGATGCCGCTGACGGTGCCGTCTTCGGCGATCTCGACGGTGCTCATCGGCACCTCGATCGGGATGTTGATCGGCGGGTCGAGCTTGTAGCCGCTGCCGAGGCCGAGAATCACTTCGCCCTCGTTGTTGCGGAAAAAGTCGCCGTTTCTGGTGTACGCGGCACCGTCACCGATGCCGTCGGCCACCTGCACTTTGAAGAAGCCGGTGCCTTCGATCGCGAGGTCCAGCTTGCCGCCGGTCGGGTCGAGTGTGCCCTGCTCGAGGTCGAGCTGCGTGTTGGAGACCTTCACGCCCAGGCCCACTTGAATGCCGGCCGGCGCGATGTCGCCGGCGGCGTTCAGCGAGCCGGGGTGCCGCTTGGTGAGGTACATCAGGTCCTCGAAGTTCACGCGCTGCCGTTTGAAGGCCGTCGTCTCGGCGTTTGCGAGGTTGTTGGCGACGACATCAATTCGAGTCGACAGCGCCCGAAGGCCTGTGGCAGCGGAGTTGAGTGCGGTAATGGCCATAAATCGGAAGTGTTGAGTGAAGAGTGATTAATGAGCAATAATGGAGATGGGGTCAGTTGCCTGTTGCGGCAGTGATCACTCGTTGGTGCTCATTCATCAGTTCATGCGATCGCGCTCGCCTCGATGAGTCGGCCGAGCGTGGTGTCCTGGTGTCGGATGAGGTTGGCGTTGGCTTCGAGCTGACGCGCGACGCGGATCATGCGGGTGAGCTCGAGGGTCGGGTCGACATTGCTCGTTTCGATGAAACCGGATCTCATGGACGACGATGGCGCGTCGATGAGGGGCTCGGCGGCATCGAACAGCCCGCCACCGATGGGTTTCAGACGCGTCGGATCAGAGACGGTCGCCGTTCGGATGTGGCCCACCGCCGTACCGTCACGGCCCATCAAATTGCCGTCTTCGTCGAGTACCAGAGAAGACTCCGCCACGTCCGCAGGCACGGTCAGCGGTTGTGCGTCTCGCCCGAGGACGACGGCGGTCGGATCGTTCACAAGGACGATTCGGCGGTCGCCGTCGAGCGTCATTCGGCCGTCTCGGGTGAGATAGGTCTCGGGTCCGGTGGGCGTGTCCTTCCGGACGGTCAGATAGCCGTCACCGACCAGCGCGACGTCCAGCGGCCGGTTGGTCTGCTCCAGCCCGCCCGGCGAGGTGTCGAGCCGCGTGGGCAGAGAAATGCTCCCACCTGTGCGATTTTCAAGGGATTCGGGACCGCCGGGCGAAGCGTCGCGCTGCTTGTGCAGCGTGATCAGCCGGCGAAAGCCGACGGTCTCCGCATTGGCGAGGTTGTTGGCGATGACATCCTGCTTGGCCTGAGCCTGGGCGATGCCGGTTGCGCTGAGGTAGGTGCCGTAGATCACGCTTTGAGCGTTATCGGCACAACCAGCGAGGTCTCATAACCTTGCGTCCCTGACGGAACGCTCGAACGGCGAAATCCGCGGATTTACGGGAAAAGCAGGCGTTTTCAGCCGACTGGATGCACTGTCGCCGCGTTGGGCGGGTTGTCGTGCGGCACGTCG
Protein-coding regions in this window:
- the flgA gene encoding flagellar basal body P-ring formation chaperone FlgA; amino-acid sequence: MIRIGLSILLAATGVSSAAEVRVSVRAAASATGIVTVGDVARITGEGAEQLAKLSITPSNGRVATDEVVAVLVDAGVGRHELLVRGPDACVVQLRDPVAPTIEPTTDEWSGLAAVPAARSVESTGSTSRDIKENQAGPQRLAKLIRPVARGVLIREADVTFVQQADPLNRFADAATVVGQRATRRLDVGHVVRPQDMSAPLMVRRGQRVKVALSSGGVVVHSIATSREDGGFGQTVRCRVDATGEELRVTVTGPGTGTVAF
- the flgG gene encoding flagellar basal-body rod protein FlgG, which codes for MAITALNSAATGLRALSTRIDVVANNLANAETTAFKRQRVNFEDLMYLTKRHPGSLNAAGDIAPAGIQVGLGVKVSNTQLDLEQGTLDPTGGKLDLAIEGTGFFKVQVADGIGDGAAYTRNGDFFRNNEGEVILGLGSGYKLDPPINIPIEVPMSTVEIAEDGTVSGIVPGEVEAQTFGRIAISRFSNPQGLKLLGGSLFVATAASGEGIDGLPGEDGAGLVRQGFLEGSNVDPVKELVTLIKTQRNFELNSQSIKTADEALQTIGNLRR
- a CDS encoding flagellar hook-basal body protein, whose protein sequence is MIYGTYLSATGIAQAQAKQDVIANNLANAETVGFRRLITLHKQRDASPGGPESLENRTGGSISLPTRLDTSPGGLEQTNRPLDVALVGDGYLTVRKDTPTGPETYLTRDGRMTLDGDRRIVLVNDPTAVVLGRDAQPLTVPADVAESSLVLDEDGNLMGRDGTAVGHIRTATVSDPTRLKPIGGGLFDAAEPLIDAPSSSMRSGFIETSNVDPTLELTRMIRVARQLEANANLIRHQDTTLGRLIEASAIA